A window of the Branchiibius hedensis genome harbors these coding sequences:
- a CDS encoding DUF5979 domain-containing protein, with protein sequence MAAIRRFEHAVAVRVVAAMALVVALVATMSLATAAQVAAADPTATMQMAKTAQVDGELTPGTEFLYTITVACSSVAVGGCENYVLTDPLPQWIEPAGDVTVDNQPSTVTVSPDNVVRVDVNQALGGGKTGLKSGDTLTVTIPVRLSADAPASVNGKTITNTATSTADNATQQSDSADVTPVVTTEIDATTTKSIEPSGASAKPGTTADVTLTGRNHSNVPVHEMVVQDPVNPVAAPNPFTYLGVTAPLGEVTMPAGADQVVVWAYVNGDWVEGAPGPPAALPAGVDPREVTGLRYVFTDTTGDGIAPGATATIPFTVEQRDNVTTLDGPVTVTNDAQTTVTTQDGQTKTSDPADDSYVITPPQLSADVTKTFTPATVHAGDPSTVTIGATNSSNVPVDSLTIKEPSGATNPFEGDNPLTFTGFTDGVAWPSGATQAAITYTGPGCSGQPLTTTEPNTLPDPPAGCTPTGFTVTFTGTIEAGAEATLPFTVDTDSEQSVDSLTHGNQVSAQTGLDGATSDPATADATLVTLADRIATSTTKRITPNQIPAVPGQDVTTGLTGTIKAFPDSTVDARKVVVQDPEDPTASPNFFDTFRPTSVDSTEINECAQLTVNYWNGTAWLPVPGMVALQGPQRFSGKLPADIDAHGLQFVYTPAAGCTGFPPGTSFSPNFTSKVRPEVPNQDATISNCAGTDGSAPTVSTPAHSQGCAEVDLKHVEPGEADLLTKNWDDPANVAERSGDERGATLHWSTGGFSDFEKVVISDVPNPSAPIQDSVFDSFDLVRIDPISASDDPLLKYDQVAGVELYINGQWVEASADPCPAACDGTFPGYTLTAAERADATAFRLTYVESDTNRTGAVGTPAVGSGVARSSGDNRTIHPVFAVRDVTRHTPAVPVLSTTDLNTNQAGLVSNTAGADAYFPGDTTPSYSDRASDDITIVPANLQVDLTKTWDGGPLGVPAAGTAAEKYPSGVVTLEATNKSLSRLDTLTISEPTGTSNPFDTFDLTGFETITEPADIGASDVTISVHYADGAPDRTFTRQEALDASPSDFEGAIGFDIVYTGRINSATDQIRGAHNTATVAFDTRLRPTHRADGSPVTAPATITNEATTTGKDLVDFPDDTKTASDKDSAAIALVPGSLTVQAGKTINPASQVEGDNSPVAVTLSGQPKGPARTVKMVVQDDAPTFWNQYDFTGFSAFSFTNPINQVRVDALTGGTWSVVDGQPVLTGATWKIGDPGSTLALPAGVTPAQVQGLRFTFTRADGKNWENPATPKQNVTFQVTRRATLQTGGPVLTDEKGNTPAPGETQAGRASDQVDVLATSSALDGDGVPIAAQDDAAAHIDYLHLNNAVQITKNPKGNTYQPGIPFTYTVTVKNTGKAPIQNPVIIDAMPTDAEGAQLVFNPDVAEGDRYTYTLAPPSTADTAMPIESTDVSVAQVSDGQGAPTSLTFTFPQGSILQPGETYTIAFSVTTRPGLAAKTTFTNKVGITADRPWDTCSGTLDPTTGACTTTAANTIGEGAAIGVSKRVKAEDSDTLGVITDPALTKVTHRVCLPDADGFYGTPCVPITKPGGQITWRAKYVNTGNESQDRMVAIDRLPKPGDTGSTNSLARGSQWRPIPAGRPSLVSGNSTELTVYYTTSDNLCLDDLTQVKPDACPAGAWTPWAEGTTLPDDVLQSITAFQFIYTPSKSFIGPLSGFSVDIPQTAPALSPTAGADTIAFNTTGARAEAVRANGTVHTTLTTEPARVGVSLATGPVQVEKVVTGAAAQYAPDSFTATLHCTSVGVDVDLGDKATLTLKPNTPVTVKDLPYNADCWVTESGDGGQTSSSSTHVTITRDEQNVPIITLTNVYDEASLVVSKHVTTTATDQDGSPITYGPFQIAVECTFLGQPVYAKGYSADEPMQVTLDDGQSHTFTGLPAGSTCTVTESDYTGASVSYQTTTGDDTSATGTGTLAPDGSDGSAQNTTEVTNTFDSGSLLLTKKVEGDAASTYGAGPFTFHLVCTLDDHAGGAEQPRTVYETDLTLGGDEPLQTSVEHIATGAQCTVTETDAAGATSSSLDPEDGTVTIGGSQAEVAAVTATNTFEAGSLAVTKTVEGAAKDYAAASFPAEVTCTADGKTLPGFPRQITITPGETTTVDTLVGASCVVRETNQHGATGVTYDPADPENPDQSKPVVIGPADQDPVQVGIVNEYRAGGLQILKQVEGPGSPEASVGPFVFSVVCTFDGAQVYDHEVTLTGDGTSAELKSEVLSPLPVGAQCVVRETDNGGADTTPAPVTVTIPDVDDAGVAQVVTAGFINEFSAGTIALAKELAGDNAQSARDKVFTVQLTCQIETPSGDRVTLFSDAVAIKGGQVLTPTDADGNELKLPRGTHCFAQETDAGGATSTEVSNGSYEDAVVVGTSDEMQQLTITVTNTFTKPPVPPTPPPTTTPTTPPTTTPPTTAPTAPPSSTTPPAPTTTPTGTPPPSVSTGGHVGSTGNPWALGVAGIALLFAAGATTMLVSRRRKEQ encoded by the coding sequence ATGGCGGCGATTCGACGGTTCGAGCACGCGGTCGCGGTGCGGGTGGTGGCCGCGATGGCACTGGTGGTGGCCCTGGTCGCGACCATGAGCCTGGCCACCGCTGCGCAGGTGGCTGCGGCCGACCCGACCGCGACGATGCAGATGGCCAAGACCGCCCAGGTCGACGGCGAACTCACGCCGGGCACCGAATTCCTCTACACCATCACCGTCGCGTGTTCCTCGGTCGCCGTGGGCGGCTGTGAGAACTACGTCCTGACCGACCCGTTGCCGCAGTGGATCGAACCCGCCGGCGATGTCACCGTCGACAACCAGCCGTCCACCGTGACCGTCAGCCCGGACAACGTCGTGCGCGTCGACGTCAACCAGGCCCTCGGCGGCGGCAAAACGGGCCTGAAGTCGGGCGACACCCTCACCGTCACGATCCCGGTGCGGCTGTCTGCTGACGCCCCGGCGAGCGTCAACGGCAAGACGATCACCAACACCGCCACCTCGACCGCGGACAACGCGACCCAGCAGTCCGATTCGGCGGACGTGACGCCGGTCGTGACTACCGAGATCGACGCCACCACGACGAAGTCGATCGAACCGTCGGGTGCCTCAGCCAAACCCGGGACGACGGCAGACGTCACGCTGACCGGTAGGAACCATTCGAACGTTCCGGTCCACGAAATGGTCGTGCAGGATCCGGTCAACCCGGTGGCCGCTCCGAACCCGTTCACCTACCTCGGGGTCACCGCTCCGCTTGGTGAGGTCACGATGCCCGCGGGCGCTGACCAGGTCGTGGTGTGGGCCTATGTCAACGGCGACTGGGTCGAAGGCGCCCCGGGTCCGCCGGCGGCGCTGCCGGCAGGAGTCGACCCCCGCGAGGTCACCGGCCTGCGGTACGTCTTCACCGACACCACCGGAGACGGCATCGCACCGGGCGCCACCGCCACCATCCCGTTCACCGTCGAACAACGCGACAACGTCACCACCCTGGACGGCCCGGTCACCGTCACGAACGACGCGCAGACCACGGTCACCACGCAGGACGGCCAGACCAAGACCTCCGATCCTGCGGACGACAGCTACGTGATCACCCCGCCGCAGCTGAGCGCCGACGTCACCAAGACCTTTACGCCAGCCACCGTGCACGCCGGGGACCCGAGCACCGTCACGATCGGTGCCACCAACTCCTCGAACGTCCCCGTTGACTCGCTCACCATCAAAGAGCCGTCCGGCGCCACGAACCCGTTCGAGGGTGACAATCCGCTCACCTTCACGGGTTTCACCGATGGTGTCGCCTGGCCCAGCGGAGCCACCCAGGCGGCGATCACCTACACCGGTCCGGGGTGCTCGGGTCAGCCGTTGACCACCACCGAACCGAACACCCTGCCCGATCCGCCTGCCGGGTGTACGCCGACCGGTTTCACGGTGACCTTCACCGGCACGATCGAGGCGGGCGCGGAGGCAACCCTGCCGTTTACCGTCGACACCGACTCCGAACAGAGCGTGGACTCGCTGACCCACGGCAACCAGGTGAGTGCCCAGACCGGCCTGGACGGGGCCACGAGCGACCCGGCCACCGCTGACGCCACGCTGGTCACGCTGGCCGACCGCATCGCGACATCGACCACGAAGCGGATCACTCCCAACCAGATCCCGGCCGTGCCCGGCCAGGACGTCACGACCGGTTTGACCGGCACCATCAAGGCCTTCCCGGACTCCACCGTCGATGCCCGGAAGGTCGTGGTCCAGGATCCCGAAGATCCGACGGCGAGCCCGAACTTCTTCGACACGTTCCGACCCACCTCGGTGGACAGCACGGAGATCAACGAGTGCGCGCAGTTGACCGTGAATTACTGGAACGGCACGGCGTGGCTGCCCGTGCCCGGCATGGTCGCGCTGCAGGGTCCCCAGCGGTTCTCCGGCAAGCTGCCCGCGGACATCGACGCGCACGGCCTGCAGTTCGTGTACACGCCCGCTGCGGGCTGCACGGGTTTCCCGCCCGGCACCTCCTTCTCACCCAACTTCACCTCGAAGGTGCGCCCCGAGGTACCCAACCAGGACGCCACGATCAGCAACTGCGCCGGCACGGATGGCAGCGCCCCGACGGTCAGCACGCCCGCCCACTCCCAGGGCTGCGCCGAAGTGGACCTGAAGCACGTCGAGCCGGGCGAAGCCGACCTGCTGACGAAGAACTGGGACGACCCGGCGAACGTGGCCGAGCGTTCCGGCGATGAGCGCGGTGCGACGCTGCACTGGTCGACCGGTGGCTTCTCCGACTTCGAGAAAGTCGTCATCAGCGATGTGCCGAACCCCTCGGCACCGATCCAGGATTCGGTCTTCGACTCCTTCGACCTGGTCCGCATCGACCCGATCTCGGCGTCGGACGACCCGCTGTTGAAGTACGACCAAGTCGCCGGCGTCGAGTTGTACATCAACGGGCAATGGGTCGAGGCGTCCGCAGATCCCTGCCCCGCCGCCTGTGACGGGACCTTCCCGGGGTACACCCTGACGGCCGCGGAACGCGCTGACGCCACCGCCTTCCGGCTGACCTACGTGGAGTCCGACACCAACCGCACCGGCGCCGTCGGCACCCCGGCCGTCGGGTCGGGTGTCGCTCGATCCAGTGGTGACAACCGCACGATCCACCCGGTCTTCGCGGTACGCGACGTCACCCGGCACACGCCCGCAGTTCCGGTGCTGTCCACGACCGACTTGAACACCAACCAGGCCGGTCTTGTCAGCAACACCGCGGGAGCCGACGCCTACTTCCCCGGCGACACCACCCCGTCGTACTCCGACCGGGCCAGTGACGACATCACCATCGTTCCGGCCAACCTCCAGGTGGATCTGACCAAGACCTGGGATGGCGGTCCGCTGGGTGTGCCCGCTGCAGGAACGGCGGCTGAGAAGTACCCGTCCGGAGTGGTCACCCTCGAAGCGACCAACAAGTCGTTGTCGCGGCTGGACACCCTGACCATCAGCGAGCCCACCGGCACGTCCAACCCGTTCGACACCTTCGACCTGACCGGCTTCGAGACGATCACCGAACCCGCTGACATCGGCGCCTCGGACGTGACGATCTCCGTGCACTATGCGGACGGTGCACCGGACCGCACGTTCACGCGGCAGGAGGCCCTGGACGCATCGCCCAGCGATTTCGAGGGCGCGATCGGTTTCGACATCGTCTACACCGGCCGGATCAATTCCGCCACCGACCAGATCCGCGGTGCCCACAACACGGCAACCGTGGCGTTCGACACGCGGCTGCGCCCGACGCATCGGGCCGACGGATCACCCGTCACGGCGCCCGCCACCATCACCAATGAGGCCACCACCACGGGCAAGGACCTGGTCGACTTCCCTGACGACACGAAGACCGCCTCGGACAAGGACAGCGCCGCCATCGCCCTGGTCCCCGGTTCCTTGACCGTCCAGGCCGGTAAGACCATCAATCCGGCCAGCCAGGTGGAGGGCGACAACTCACCCGTCGCCGTGACTCTCAGCGGCCAGCCCAAAGGCCCGGCGCGAACCGTGAAGATGGTCGTCCAGGACGACGCACCGACGTTCTGGAACCAGTACGACTTCACCGGTTTCTCAGCCTTCTCCTTCACCAACCCGATCAACCAGGTCCGGGTCGATGCGCTGACCGGCGGCACCTGGAGTGTCGTGGACGGTCAACCCGTCCTGACCGGCGCGACCTGGAAGATCGGCGACCCGGGCAGCACCCTGGCGCTGCCCGCGGGCGTGACACCGGCGCAGGTCCAAGGACTGCGGTTCACCTTCACGCGCGCCGACGGTAAGAACTGGGAAAACCCGGCAACGCCCAAGCAGAACGTCACGTTCCAGGTGACCCGGCGCGCCACGCTGCAGACCGGCGGCCCGGTCCTCACCGACGAGAAGGGCAACACGCCCGCACCGGGTGAGACGCAAGCCGGCCGGGCCAGTGACCAGGTCGACGTACTGGCCACCAGTTCGGCACTGGACGGCGACGGGGTTCCGATCGCGGCGCAGGACGACGCCGCGGCGCACATCGACTACCTGCACCTGAACAACGCGGTGCAAATCACCAAGAACCCCAAGGGCAACACCTACCAACCCGGCATTCCGTTCACCTACACCGTGACGGTCAAGAACACCGGCAAGGCACCGATCCAGAACCCCGTGATCATCGACGCCATGCCGACCGACGCCGAGGGCGCCCAGTTGGTCTTCAACCCGGACGTCGCAGAGGGTGATCGGTACACCTACACGCTGGCGCCGCCGTCGACCGCGGACACCGCGATGCCGATCGAGTCGACCGACGTGTCGGTGGCTCAGGTGTCCGATGGCCAAGGGGCGCCGACATCGCTGACCTTCACGTTCCCGCAGGGCTCGATCCTGCAGCCGGGCGAGACCTACACCATCGCGTTCTCGGTGACCACGCGACCAGGGTTGGCCGCCAAGACCACGTTCACCAACAAGGTCGGCATCACCGCGGACCGACCGTGGGACACCTGCTCCGGCACCCTGGATCCCACCACCGGCGCCTGCACCACGACGGCCGCCAACACCATCGGCGAGGGAGCGGCGATCGGGGTGTCCAAGCGGGTCAAGGCCGAGGACTCAGACACCCTCGGGGTGATCACCGACCCGGCGTTGACGAAGGTGACGCACCGGGTTTGTCTGCCCGACGCCGATGGGTTCTACGGCACGCCGTGTGTCCCGATCACCAAGCCGGGCGGCCAGATCACCTGGCGCGCGAAGTACGTGAACACCGGCAACGAATCGCAGGACCGCATGGTCGCGATCGACCGGTTGCCCAAGCCGGGTGACACCGGTTCGACCAACAGCCTCGCCCGCGGCTCGCAGTGGCGACCGATCCCGGCCGGGCGGCCGTCGCTGGTCAGCGGTAACTCGACGGAGTTGACCGTCTACTACACGACCTCTGACAACCTGTGCCTCGATGACCTGACGCAGGTCAAGCCGGACGCCTGCCCGGCGGGGGCGTGGACACCGTGGGCGGAGGGAACGACCCTGCCGGACGATGTCCTGCAGTCCATCACCGCCTTCCAGTTCATCTACACCCCGAGCAAGTCGTTCATCGGGCCGTTGAGCGGGTTCAGTGTCGACATTCCGCAGACGGCGCCCGCCTTGTCGCCGACCGCTGGTGCGGACACCATCGCGTTCAACACCACGGGAGCCCGAGCCGAGGCAGTGCGCGCCAACGGCACCGTCCACACCACGCTGACCACTGAACCGGCGCGGGTCGGGGTGTCGCTTGCGACCGGACCCGTGCAGGTCGAGAAGGTGGTCACCGGCGCCGCTGCCCAGTACGCGCCGGACTCCTTCACCGCCACGCTGCACTGCACGTCGGTCGGTGTGGACGTCGATCTCGGCGACAAGGCGACGTTGACCTTGAAGCCGAACACTCCGGTGACGGTCAAGGATCTGCCCTACAACGCCGACTGCTGGGTCACCGAGTCGGGCGACGGCGGCCAGACCAGTTCGAGTTCGACGCACGTGACGATCACTCGCGACGAGCAGAACGTGCCCATCATCACGCTGACCAACGTCTACGACGAAGCCTCCCTCGTGGTCAGCAAGCACGTGACGACGACGGCCACGGATCAGGACGGCTCGCCCATCACCTATGGCCCGTTCCAGATCGCGGTCGAGTGCACCTTCCTCGGTCAGCCGGTCTACGCCAAGGGTTACTCGGCCGACGAGCCGATGCAGGTCACGCTGGACGACGGTCAATCGCACACCTTCACGGGATTGCCGGCAGGATCGACCTGCACCGTGACCGAGTCCGATTACACCGGGGCGAGCGTCAGCTACCAGACGACGACCGGGGACGACACCTCAGCCACCGGCACCGGCACGCTGGCGCCGGACGGATCGGACGGGTCTGCCCAGAACACGACTGAGGTCACCAACACCTTCGACAGCGGCTCGCTGCTGCTCACCAAGAAGGTCGAGGGCGACGCAGCGTCGACGTACGGTGCAGGTCCGTTCACGTTCCACCTGGTCTGCACCCTTGACGATCACGCCGGCGGTGCCGAACAGCCGCGGACGGTGTACGAAACCGACCTCACCCTGGGCGGTGACGAACCGTTGCAGACGTCGGTCGAGCACATCGCCACCGGTGCCCAATGCACGGTCACCGAGACCGACGCCGCAGGGGCGACCAGTTCCAGCCTGGATCCCGAGGACGGCACGGTCACCATCGGTGGCTCGCAGGCCGAGGTCGCCGCTGTGACCGCGACCAACACCTTCGAGGCGGGCTCACTGGCCGTCACGAAGACGGTCGAGGGAGCTGCGAAGGACTACGCCGCCGCATCCTTCCCGGCCGAGGTCACGTGCACCGCGGACGGCAAGACACTGCCGGGCTTCCCGCGGCAGATCACGATCACCCCGGGTGAGACGACCACGGTCGACACCCTGGTCGGTGCCTCGTGTGTCGTGCGGGAGACCAACCAGCACGGCGCGACCGGGGTGACCTACGACCCGGCCGATCCGGAGAATCCGGACCAGAGCAAGCCGGTGGTCATCGGGCCCGCCGATCAGGACCCCGTCCAGGTGGGCATCGTCAACGAGTACCGCGCCGGTGGTCTGCAGATCCTCAAGCAGGTCGAAGGCCCAGGCTCTCCGGAGGCGTCGGTCGGACCGTTCGTCTTCTCGGTTGTCTGCACCTTCGACGGCGCGCAGGTCTACGACCACGAGGTCACGCTGACCGGTGACGGCACCAGCGCGGAGCTGAAGTCCGAGGTGCTCAGCCCGTTGCCGGTCGGCGCCCAGTGTGTGGTGCGCGAGACCGACAACGGCGGTGCGGATACCACCCCGGCGCCGGTCACGGTCACGATTCCCGACGTGGACGACGCGGGTGTGGCCCAGGTCGTCACGGCCGGCTTCATCAACGAGTTCTCCGCCGGGACGATTGCCCTGGCCAAAGAACTGGCCGGCGACAACGCGCAGAGCGCTCGCGACAAGGTCTTCACCGTGCAACTCACCTGTCAGATCGAGACGCCGAGTGGTGATCGGGTGACGCTCTTCTCCGACGCGGTTGCGATCAAGGGCGGTCAGGTGCTGACTCCGACCGATGCGGACGGCAACGAGTTGAAGCTGCCCCGCGGCACCCACTGCTTCGCGCAGGAGACCGACGCCGGGGGAGCGACCTCTACCGAGGTCAGCAACGGCTCGTACGAGGACGCGGTCGTGGTCGGCACCTCCGATGAGATGCAGCAGCTGACCATCACGGTGACAAACACCTTCACCAAACCCCCGGTACCGCCGACGCCGCCTCCGACGACGACGCCCACAACGCCGCCGACGACGACGCCACCCACCACCGCGCCGACGGCTCCGCCCTCCTCGACGACGCCCCCGGCGCCGACGACGACGCCGACCGGCACCCCGCCGCCGTCGGTCTCCACCGGTGGCCACGTCGGGTCGACCGGCAACCCCTGGGCTCTAGGGGTGGCTGGCATCGCTCTACTGTTCGCTGCCGGAGCCACCACGATGCTGGTGTCGCGCCGTCGCAAGGAGCAGTGA
- a CDS encoding heavy metal translocating P-type ATPase: MAAVDQDIRLDIDGMTCASCAMRIEKKLNKIDGVQASVNYALGTASVHAPAQVPLEQLVQTVEAAGYGASLPRPASAPVDETHDLRRRLIITWVLAAPVIVVSMIPAWQFPGWQWVALALTVPVVLWGGWGFHRAAWKNLRHRTATMDTLVSVGTLAALAWSLYAMIFGHAGMIGMHHHFSVIVEPHEAADSIYLEAAAGVTAFLLLGRYLEARSKRAAGAAVQGLLQLTADEVLIERDGSSQTIPLSQLVVGDVFRVRPGDRVATDGVILDGRAGIDASAVTGESVPVEVGTGDRVIGGTLAAGGSLRVRATAVGADTELSRIAALVEQAQTGKASVQRLADKVAGIFVPVILVLALATLLGWWLLGGDLTRGFTAAVAVLVIACPCALGLATPVALLVGTGRGAQLGILIRGPQALERADAIGTVVLDKTGTLTDGRMSLVEVWAADGDEQHVRRVAASLEQGSAHPIATAICGGVTDPLPVRDFHSYDGAGVGGVVDGRPALLGRVGWLRQRGIDVPATVADRVDAQAGLGRTAVVLAVGGQVCGVLSVADQIRATSATAIRGFKALGLHPVMMTGDHQGVADAVALQLGIDEVYAGVLPQEKAAHVAALQRGGQQVAMVGDGVNDAAALATADLGIAMGSGADVASDAADLTLLRTDPVVAVDAVRLSRATLRIIRQNIAWAFAYNLAAVPLAMSGRLGPMVAGFAMAASSVLVVVNSLRLRSFR; this comes from the coding sequence ATGGCCGCAGTTGATCAGGACATCCGCCTCGACATCGATGGGATGACGTGCGCTTCGTGCGCGATGCGGATCGAGAAGAAGCTCAACAAGATTGACGGTGTGCAGGCCAGCGTCAACTACGCGTTGGGTACGGCGAGTGTGCACGCCCCAGCGCAGGTGCCCCTCGAGCAGTTGGTCCAGACCGTCGAGGCCGCTGGTTACGGTGCTTCGCTCCCGCGCCCGGCCTCCGCGCCGGTCGACGAGACGCACGACCTGCGCCGACGGCTGATCATCACCTGGGTCCTGGCGGCGCCGGTGATCGTGGTCTCGATGATCCCGGCCTGGCAGTTCCCGGGCTGGCAGTGGGTCGCGCTGGCTCTCACGGTGCCGGTTGTGCTCTGGGGCGGCTGGGGATTCCATCGGGCCGCCTGGAAGAACTTGCGCCACCGCACCGCCACGATGGACACGCTGGTCTCCGTCGGCACCCTGGCTGCCCTGGCGTGGTCCCTCTACGCGATGATCTTCGGCCACGCCGGCATGATCGGGATGCACCACCACTTCTCGGTGATCGTCGAGCCCCACGAGGCGGCTGACTCGATCTACCTGGAAGCGGCCGCCGGGGTCACGGCGTTCCTGCTGCTCGGGCGCTATCTGGAAGCCCGCTCCAAGCGCGCGGCCGGTGCCGCCGTGCAGGGCCTCCTGCAACTCACAGCTGACGAGGTCCTGATCGAGCGTGACGGGTCGTCGCAGACGATCCCGTTGTCGCAGTTGGTGGTGGGCGATGTGTTCCGCGTGCGACCGGGGGACCGGGTCGCCACCGACGGAGTGATCCTCGACGGCCGTGCCGGCATCGATGCATCCGCCGTGACCGGCGAGAGCGTGCCGGTCGAGGTCGGAACGGGCGACCGTGTCATCGGTGGCACCCTCGCGGCCGGTGGCAGTCTGCGCGTGCGCGCCACCGCGGTCGGCGCAGACACCGAGTTGTCCCGGATCGCGGCGCTGGTCGAGCAGGCGCAGACCGGCAAGGCCTCGGTCCAGCGGTTGGCGGACAAGGTCGCGGGCATTTTCGTGCCGGTGATCCTGGTGTTGGCGCTCGCGACCCTGCTGGGTTGGTGGCTGCTCGGCGGGGACCTGACGCGCGGCTTCACCGCCGCCGTCGCCGTACTCGTCATCGCCTGCCCCTGTGCCCTGGGCCTGGCGACGCCCGTGGCCCTCCTGGTCGGCACGGGACGCGGCGCTCAACTGGGCATTCTGATCCGTGGCCCGCAGGCGCTGGAGCGGGCCGATGCGATCGGGACGGTCGTGCTGGACAAAACCGGCACCCTGACCGACGGCCGGATGAGTCTGGTCGAGGTCTGGGCCGCCGATGGCGACGAGCAGCACGTACGCCGTGTGGCCGCCTCCCTCGAGCAGGGCTCGGCCCATCCGATTGCGACCGCCATCTGCGGCGGCGTCACCGATCCGCTCCCGGTGCGTGACTTTCACAGCTACGACGGCGCCGGCGTCGGCGGGGTCGTCGATGGGCGCCCGGCGCTGCTCGGTCGGGTGGGGTGGCTGCGGCAGCGCGGGATCGACGTACCTGCGACTGTCGCGGACCGGGTCGATGCGCAGGCCGGGTTGGGCCGCACGGCTGTGGTGCTCGCCGTTGGCGGTCAGGTGTGCGGGGTGCTCAGCGTGGCCGACCAGATCCGGGCCACCTCGGCTACAGCGATCCGTGGATTCAAGGCCCTCGGGCTGCACCCGGTCATGATGACCGGCGACCACCAAGGAGTGGCCGACGCCGTCGCGCTGCAGCTGGGGATCGACGAGGTCTACGCCGGGGTCTTGCCACAGGAGAAAGCGGCGCACGTCGCGGCGCTGCAACGAGGCGGCCAGCAGGTCGCGATGGTTGGTGACGGGGTCAACGACGCCGCCGCGCTGGCTACGGCCGACCTGGGCATCGCGATGGGTTCGGGAGCGGACGTCGCCAGTGATGCCGCCGACCTCACGCTGCTGCGGACCGATCCGGTGGTCGCAGTGGATGCCGTGCGGTTGTCCCGGGCAACCTTGCGGATCATCCGACAGAACATCGCGTGGGCCTTCGCCTACAACCTGGCGGCGGTGCCCCTGGCCATGTCGGGGCGGTTGGGGCCGATGGTCGCCGGTTTTGCGATGGCCGCGTCGTCGGTCCTGGTCGTTGTGAACTCACTACGCCTCAGGAGTTTCCGCTGA
- a CDS encoding class F sortase, with amino-acid sequence MSPRQGAARRRGRAVTFALVAVVIGALAVGGFSLRQYVAGPDPTPGALTDMNGSVVVPDDPPDVQGAQVRPTGERFRAPDQGLDVPLESMEVTAGVINPPSFTAAFLIRQYGQPRDPASGLSVVTMHAVYGGRSPGNYLFSMAPDDSHAVIRAGDPVIVEGVAYTVSSTMVIDKVAATESQRMWSRWQERGNELMIITCLQRAGQGSLHAVDNLVVFAQRDAARAGTAKR; translated from the coding sequence GTGAGCCCGCGGCAGGGCGCCGCACGACGGCGGGGCAGGGCGGTCACTTTCGCTCTGGTCGCCGTCGTGATCGGCGCCCTTGCCGTTGGCGGGTTCAGCCTTCGGCAGTACGTCGCGGGACCCGACCCGACGCCTGGCGCGCTCACCGACATGAACGGTTCGGTCGTCGTACCGGATGATCCGCCGGACGTGCAGGGGGCGCAGGTGCGTCCCACCGGAGAACGGTTCCGAGCGCCGGACCAGGGGCTCGACGTACCGCTGGAGTCGATGGAGGTCACGGCGGGGGTGATCAATCCCCCGTCATTCACCGCCGCGTTCCTGATCCGGCAATACGGACAGCCTCGCGACCCCGCGTCGGGGCTGAGCGTGGTGACCATGCACGCGGTGTACGGCGGGCGCAGCCCGGGCAACTACCTGTTCTCGATGGCGCCCGATGACTCGCACGCGGTGATCCGGGCCGGGGATCCGGTGATCGTCGAAGGGGTGGCCTACACCGTGAGCTCGACGATGGTCATCGACAAGGTCGCGGCCACCGAATCGCAGCGGATGTGGAGCCGGTGGCAGGAGCGGGGCAACGAGTTGATGATCATCACGTGTCTGCAGCGCGCCGGACAGGGCAGTCTGCACGCGGTAGACAACCTGGTGGTGTTCGCCCAGCGCGACGCCGCCAGAGCTGGGACTGCCAAACGTTGA